From Herbiconiux flava, one genomic window encodes:
- a CDS encoding GntR family transcriptional regulator, with product MAAAVTTLRLDPLVVPTGQPLRVAVYSSLAEAIRGGRVELGSLLPNEADLGVALRVSRTVVREALMLLEEDGLIRTRRGIGRFVAEALPQVGLEQLRPLEAIAATGDVAIEVVRTLHELQPTSDFITRGLQLGADDDTWVQENVLKRDDEPVAQMLEVLPAGAVLAERSPELAARLPELQTEGRSLLAAVMDVLGGRLGPAVYDVSVGRAGAERGRTIGLPAKAPVLVLTHNVLLDGKPIYLAKNLITQGFGSLTIAQG from the coding sequence ATGGCAGCTGCAGTCACCACCCTCCGGCTCGACCCGCTCGTGGTGCCCACGGGTCAGCCGCTGCGGGTAGCCGTTTACTCCTCGCTGGCCGAGGCGATCCGCGGCGGGAGGGTCGAGCTCGGCTCGCTGCTTCCGAACGAGGCCGATCTCGGCGTGGCCCTCCGGGTCAGCCGCACGGTGGTGCGCGAGGCTCTGATGCTCCTCGAGGAGGACGGCCTGATCCGCACCCGCCGGGGCATCGGCCGCTTCGTCGCCGAAGCGCTGCCGCAGGTCGGTCTCGAGCAGCTGCGCCCGCTCGAGGCGATCGCCGCGACCGGCGACGTCGCCATCGAGGTGGTGCGAACGCTGCACGAGCTGCAGCCGACGAGTGACTTCATCACCCGCGGGCTGCAGCTCGGGGCAGACGACGACACCTGGGTGCAGGAGAACGTGCTGAAGCGCGACGACGAGCCGGTGGCCCAGATGCTCGAGGTGCTTCCCGCCGGAGCGGTGCTGGCCGAGCGGAGCCCGGAGCTCGCGGCCCGGCTGCCGGAGCTTCAGACGGAGGGCCGCAGCCTCCTCGCGGCCGTGATGGACGTGCTGGGCGGCCGCCTCGGGCCGGCCGTCTACGACGTCTCGGTCGGCCGGGCCGGCGCCGAGCGCGGCCGCACGATCGGCCTGCCGGCGAAGGCCCCGGTGCTGGTGCTCACGCACAACGTGCTGCTCGACGGCAAGCCGATCTACCTGGCGAAGAACCTCATCACCCAGGGCTTCGGCAGCCTCACCATCGCGCAGGGCTGA
- a CDS encoding glycoside hydrolase family 15 protein, with protein sequence MTTSPADAAPQLPTRYVDLRDYAAIGDGRTVALIALDGQVDWMPVPALHSPPVFAALVDGPGGGRFELRPEDDFTAEREYVTGTNVLQTTFTTATGVVRVTDALVTGVAGRLPWLELARRIEGLEGSVPMRWAVVPGAVFDGLQDDGAGLDDGSEGGDTDGSDSSARGDDAGRASGTADDGGGNGSDIPGVKRVDTVHGPILRVGQIDLVLVGSEHGRLDPSEPGDGFPEGPLSFYGAFTASAGSRHLLTLCGTDDEPIHVPVPENVDRGIDRSIESWQAWTREFDGPDGDEDDEWTDVVQRSALALKLLIFSPTGSIAAAATTGLPENRTGGKNYDYRFAWVRDLAYTVGALVEFGLREETHAAVSWVLKTLKQYEGELHIFFRLDGSLPGRMHDAPAEGWRGIGPVRVGNDASDQLQLGVYADVVGIMARYVDAGNILDERTSELIVAFADAACHEWPKKDSGMWELPEEEHYVSSKVGCWQAITDALHLAEIGEIKPSEDDLSHWRKNRRLIEEWVAEHGWSEERGAYLMHPGSDRLDASILLHADRAFGPRSRMDATIARIDEELSAGPLLYRYSGVDEEEGTFVACAFWLTEALARTGRVGDATERMRALLPLANDVGLYSEIIAADDHAFLGNLPQGLSHLALINAALSIRSASSSESSSSE encoded by the coding sequence ATGACCACCTCACCGGCCGACGCCGCACCCCAGCTGCCCACCCGCTACGTCGACCTGCGCGACTACGCCGCCATCGGGGACGGCCGGACTGTCGCCCTGATCGCCCTCGACGGGCAGGTCGACTGGATGCCCGTGCCGGCCCTGCACTCGCCCCCCGTCTTCGCGGCCCTCGTCGACGGCCCCGGCGGCGGCCGCTTCGAGCTGCGCCCCGAGGACGACTTCACGGCCGAGCGCGAGTACGTCACCGGCACCAACGTGCTGCAGACGACGTTCACCACCGCGACCGGCGTGGTGCGGGTGACGGATGCGCTGGTCACCGGTGTGGCCGGTCGGCTGCCGTGGCTCGAGCTCGCCCGGCGGATCGAGGGGCTCGAGGGGTCGGTGCCGATGCGGTGGGCGGTCGTCCCGGGAGCCGTGTTCGACGGCCTGCAGGACGACGGGGCGGGGCTGGACGACGGGAGCGAAGGCGGCGACACGGACGGCAGCGACAGCTCGGCCCGCGGGGACGACGCGGGACGCGCATCCGGAACCGCCGACGACGGGGGCGGGAACGGCAGCGACATCCCCGGGGTCAAGCGCGTCGACACCGTGCACGGCCCCATCCTGCGCGTCGGCCAGATCGACCTCGTGCTGGTCGGCAGCGAGCACGGCCGCCTCGACCCCTCCGAGCCGGGCGACGGGTTCCCCGAGGGGCCGCTGTCGTTCTACGGGGCCTTCACGGCGTCGGCCGGGTCGCGGCACCTGCTGACGCTCTGCGGCACCGACGACGAGCCGATCCACGTGCCGGTGCCCGAGAACGTCGACCGCGGCATCGACCGCTCGATCGAGAGCTGGCAGGCCTGGACCCGCGAGTTCGACGGCCCGGACGGCGACGAGGACGACGAGTGGACCGACGTCGTGCAGCGCAGCGCCCTCGCCCTCAAGCTGCTCATCTTCAGCCCCACCGGCTCGATCGCGGCCGCCGCCACCACGGGCCTGCCCGAGAACCGCACCGGCGGCAAGAACTACGACTACCGCTTCGCCTGGGTGCGCGACCTGGCCTACACGGTCGGCGCGCTCGTCGAGTTCGGCCTGCGTGAGGAGACGCACGCGGCGGTGTCGTGGGTGCTGAAGACGCTGAAGCAGTACGAGGGCGAGCTGCACATCTTCTTCCGCCTCGACGGCTCGCTGCCGGGCCGGATGCACGACGCCCCCGCCGAGGGCTGGCGCGGCATCGGCCCCGTGCGCGTGGGCAACGACGCCAGCGACCAGCTGCAGCTCGGCGTCTACGCCGACGTCGTGGGCATCATGGCGCGCTACGTGGATGCGGGCAACATCCTCGACGAGCGCACCAGCGAGCTCATCGTCGCCTTCGCCGACGCGGCCTGCCACGAGTGGCCGAAGAAGGACTCGGGCATGTGGGAGCTGCCCGAGGAGGAGCACTACGTCTCGAGCAAGGTCGGCTGCTGGCAGGCGATCACCGACGCGCTGCACCTCGCCGAGATCGGCGAGATCAAGCCGAGCGAGGACGACCTGTCGCACTGGCGGAAGAACCGCCGCCTGATCGAGGAGTGGGTCGCCGAGCACGGCTGGAGCGAGGAGCGCGGCGCCTACCTCATGCACCCCGGCAGCGACCGGCTCGACGCGTCGATCCTGCTGCACGCCGACCGCGCCTTCGGGCCGCGCTCGCGCATGGACGCCACCATCGCCCGCATCGACGAGGAGCTCTCGGCCGGCCCGCTGCTCTACCGCTACAGCGGTGTCGACGAGGAGGAGGGCACCTTCGTGGCCTGCGCCTTCTGGCTCACCGAGGCTCTCGCGCGCACCGGGAGGGTGGGCGATGCGACCGAGCGGATGCGCGCCCTGCTCCCCCTCGCCAACGACGTCGGGCTCTACTCCGAGATCATCGCGGCCGACGACCACGCGTTCCTCGGCAACCTGCCGCAGGGGCTGAGCCACCTGGCGCTGATCAACGCGGCGCTGTCGATCCGCTCGGCCTCGTCATCCGAGTCGTCGTCGTCGGAGTGA
- a CDS encoding SDR family oxidoreductase, translated as MSDTMYTPKDPTTQYPRPPFPPQQQDGPGDSRKMDPAPDHGETTYVGTGRLPGRKALITGADSGIGRAVAIAYAREGADVALSYLAEEQAEAEEVAELIRAEGRTAVLLPGDLQDEAVDQQVVADAVEGLGGLDILVINAGTMPTVDSIDDFETETLDHVLKANIYPLFWLTKAASPHLKPGASIITTSSIQGFVPSPSLAEYAVSKAGIANWTRAMAQQLIERGIRVNGVAPGPVWTPLQPAFVPNEKIEEFGSETPMGRAGQPVELAPAFVFLASQESSYVVGETIAVTGGSPTH; from the coding sequence ATGTCCGACACCATGTACACCCCCAAGGATCCGACCACCCAGTACCCCCGCCCCCCGTTCCCGCCGCAGCAGCAGGACGGCCCCGGCGACAGCCGCAAGATGGACCCGGCCCCCGACCACGGCGAGACCACCTACGTCGGCACCGGCCGCCTGCCCGGCCGCAAGGCGCTCATCACCGGAGCGGACTCGGGCATCGGGCGCGCCGTCGCCATCGCCTACGCCCGCGAGGGTGCGGACGTCGCCCTGAGCTACCTCGCCGAGGAGCAGGCGGAGGCCGAGGAGGTCGCCGAGCTGATCCGCGCCGAGGGCCGCACCGCCGTGCTGCTGCCGGGCGACCTGCAGGACGAGGCCGTCGACCAGCAGGTCGTCGCCGACGCCGTCGAGGGCCTCGGTGGCCTCGACATCCTCGTCATCAACGCCGGCACCATGCCCACGGTCGACAGCATCGACGACTTCGAGACGGAAACCCTTGACCACGTGCTGAAGGCCAACATCTACCCGCTGTTCTGGCTGACGAAGGCGGCCTCGCCGCACCTCAAGCCGGGCGCGTCGATCATCACCACGTCGAGCATCCAGGGCTTCGTGCCGTCGCCCTCGCTCGCCGAGTACGCGGTCTCGAAGGCGGGCATCGCCAACTGGACCCGGGCCATGGCGCAGCAGTTGATCGAGCGCGGCATCCGCGTGAACGGCGTGGCCCCCGGCCCCGTCTGGACGCCGCTGCAGCCGGCCTTCGTGCCGAACGAGAAGATCGAGGAGTTCGGCAGCGAGACCCCCATGGGCCGCGCCGGCCAGCCGGTCGAGCTGGCTCCGGCCTTCGTGTTCCTCGCCTCGCAGGAGTCGAGCTACGTCGTGGGCGAGACGATCGCCGTCACCGGGGGATCACCCACTCACTAG
- a CDS encoding FAD-dependent oxidoreductase yields the protein MSPTHPSASAQPPAGRSLWRDRPARASVATPFDPTPVYDVAVVGAGLTGLITALRLARAGKRVVVLEALDIGALASGNTTGKVSLLQGSRFSSIRSHHSSRILKAYAAMNRDGQEWLLGFCEEQGVPVEYRTAYSYAQHADPKAADTVDAEYRAAREAGLPVSLVTPDDVDVPFPFAFGVALPEQAQLDAMDVLEALAAAFTGLGGVLHTQTRVTGVRASKPAHVRTSRGELRAQSVVLATATPILDRGLYFTKVEGLRSYGLAFEVPDARPGALPDGMFISVGDSAAEGSRSVRTAPHEGTELLVIGGDGHSVGRPGDRSEKERVEQLERWTEEQWPGARLTHAWSAQDYESHNLIPFVGALPRGRGRVHVATGYAKWGLTNSAGAAIRLTDELTGTPRRDRAHWQTVLGTRLTRPADLAKGAAAGASVGLQTVKGWLGAETRSTPVPQPREGEGVVANSGGRPVGISTVDGTTCAVSAVCPHLGGVLAWNDSERSWDCPLHASRFAADGTRLEGPALSDLPTLPRTRHRHSV from the coding sequence ATGTCCCCCACTCACCCCAGTGCCTCGGCCCAGCCGCCCGCCGGACGCTCGCTCTGGCGCGACCGGCCCGCCCGCGCATCCGTCGCGACGCCGTTCGACCCGACCCCCGTCTACGACGTCGCCGTGGTCGGCGCCGGCCTGACCGGGCTGATCACCGCCCTCCGGCTGGCCCGCGCCGGCAAGCGCGTCGTCGTGCTCGAAGCCCTCGACATCGGTGCGCTGGCGTCGGGCAACACGACCGGGAAGGTGTCGCTGCTGCAGGGCAGCCGCTTCTCGAGCATCCGCTCTCACCACTCGTCGCGCATCCTGAAGGCCTATGCCGCCATGAACCGCGACGGGCAGGAGTGGCTGCTGGGCTTCTGCGAGGAGCAGGGCGTGCCGGTCGAGTACCGCACGGCCTACAGCTACGCCCAGCACGCCGACCCGAAGGCGGCCGACACGGTCGACGCCGAGTACCGCGCCGCCCGCGAGGCCGGGCTGCCGGTGTCGCTCGTCACGCCCGACGACGTCGACGTGCCGTTCCCCTTCGCCTTCGGCGTGGCCCTGCCCGAGCAGGCGCAGCTCGACGCGATGGACGTGCTGGAGGCGCTCGCCGCCGCCTTCACCGGTCTCGGCGGGGTGCTGCACACGCAGACCCGCGTCACGGGGGTGCGAGCGTCGAAGCCGGCGCACGTCCGCACCAGCCGCGGCGAGCTGCGGGCGCAGTCGGTGGTGCTCGCGACCGCGACGCCCATCCTCGACCGGGGCCTCTACTTCACGAAGGTCGAGGGTCTTCGCAGCTACGGGCTGGCGTTCGAGGTTCCGGATGCCCGTCCCGGCGCACTCCCGGACGGCATGTTCATCTCGGTCGGCGACTCGGCCGCCGAGGGTTCGCGGTCGGTGCGCACTGCCCCGCACGAGGGGACGGAGCTGCTGGTCATCGGCGGCGACGGCCACTCGGTCGGACGGCCCGGCGACCGCTCCGAGAAGGAGCGCGTGGAGCAGCTCGAGCGCTGGACCGAGGAGCAGTGGCCCGGTGCGCGGCTGACCCACGCCTGGTCGGCGCAGGACTACGAGTCGCACAACCTGATCCCGTTCGTCGGCGCCCTGCCCCGCGGCCGGGGACGGGTCCACGTCGCGACCGGCTACGCCAAGTGGGGGCTGACGAACTCGGCGGGGGCCGCCATCCGGTTGACCGACGAGCTCACCGGGACGCCCCGGCGTGATCGGGCCCACTGGCAGACGGTGCTCGGCACGCGGCTCACGCGGCCGGCCGACCTGGCCAAGGGGGCGGCGGCAGGAGCATCCGTGGGCCTGCAGACGGTCAAGGGGTGGCTGGGCGCCGAGACGCGGTCGACCCCGGTGCCGCAGCCGCGCGAGGGCGAGGGCGTGGTCGCGAATTCGGGAGGGCGGCCCGTCGGCATCTCGACGGTGGACGGCACGACCTGCGCCGTCAGCGCGGTCTGCCCGCACCTCGGCGGGGTGCTGGCGTGGAACGACTCCGAGCGCAGCTGGGACTGCCCGCTGCACGCCTCGCGGTTCGCGGCCGACGGCACGCGGCTGGAGGGGCCGGCGCTGAGCGACCTGCCGACGCTGCCGCGCACGCGTCACCGGCACAGCGTGTAG
- a CDS encoding nucleoside phosphorylase has product MATTAVDKNSVGLGERQYHIGIAPGEVSTVALLPGDPFRVPMIAEFLTDVKTVAHQREHLTMTGLYKGRLITATSTGMGCPSTAIAAEELIRVGVTSLIRVGSSAGLQTGIRPGDLLVSEGTLRNDGTTAAYAHPGYPAVPDLQIATSLAETARSLTAGTSTTVHSGLNVSDDAFYAETPEWIAELNGLGILNVEMESSALFVVARLRGVRAGMICAASSNLHDGTSLYDGVKEALAAGWMTSIEAALETAVRLEL; this is encoded by the coding sequence ATGGCAACGACAGCGGTCGACAAGAACTCGGTCGGACTCGGCGAGCGGCAGTACCACATCGGGATCGCTCCGGGCGAGGTCTCGACGGTCGCCCTGCTGCCCGGCGACCCCTTCCGGGTGCCGATGATCGCGGAGTTCCTGACCGACGTGAAGACCGTCGCGCACCAGCGGGAGCACCTCACCATGACCGGGCTCTACAAGGGGCGGCTGATCACGGCGACCTCCACCGGCATGGGCTGCCCGTCGACCGCCATCGCGGCCGAGGAGCTGATCCGGGTCGGCGTCACCTCGCTCATCCGCGTGGGCTCGTCGGCCGGGCTGCAGACGGGCATCCGCCCCGGCGACCTGCTCGTCAGCGAGGGCACGCTGCGGAACGACGGCACGACGGCCGCTTACGCGCACCCGGGATACCCCGCCGTGCCCGACCTGCAGATCGCGACCAGCCTCGCGGAGACCGCACGGTCTCTCACCGCGGGCACCTCGACCACGGTGCACTCGGGCCTGAACGTCAGCGATGACGCGTTCTACGCCGAGACGCCGGAATGGATCGCCGAGCTGAACGGCCTGGGCATCCTGAACGTGGAGATGGAGAGCTCGGCCCTGTTCGTCGTCGCGCGACTGCGCGGGGTGCGGGCCGGGATGATCTGTGCGGCTTCGAGCAACCTGCATGACGGGACGAGTCTGTACGACGGCGTCAAGGAGGCGCTGGCGGCGGGATGGATGACGAGCATCGAGGCCGCGCTCGAGACCGCGGTGCGGCTGGAGCTGTGA
- the argG gene encoding argininosuccinate synthase: protein MSKVLSRLPVGERVGIAFSGGLDTSCAVAWMREKGAVPCTYTADIGQYDEPEIDKVPGRALEYGAEIARLVDAKAALVEEGLVALQCGAFHIRSGGKTYFNTTPLGRAVTGTMLVRAMKEDGVDIWGDGSTYKGNDIERFYRYGLLANPRLRVYKPWLDASFVGELGGRTEMSEWLVERGFPYRDSTEKAYSTDANIWGATHEAKRLEELSAGLDLIEPIMGVAAWRDDVEVATEEVSVRFEAGRPVAINGVEYDDAVALVFEANAIGGRHGLGVSDQIENRIIEAKSRGIYEAPGMALLHIAYERLLNAIHNEDTVANYHTEGRRLGRLMYEGRWLDPQSLMLRESIQRWVGSAVTGEVVLRLRRGDDYTILDTTGPALSYHPGKLSMERVGDAAFGPDDRIGQLTMRNLDIADSRARLEQYALAGIIGGATAELVGELEQGEASSILEGGHVSDSEDALERATDAASEGAAFDAGTD, encoded by the coding sequence ATGTCCAAGGTTCTGAGCAGGCTCCCCGTCGGCGAACGCGTCGGCATCGCATTCTCGGGAGGGCTCGACACCTCCTGCGCGGTGGCGTGGATGCGCGAGAAGGGCGCGGTGCCCTGCACGTACACGGCCGACATCGGCCAGTACGACGAGCCCGAGATCGACAAGGTGCCGGGCCGCGCACTCGAGTACGGCGCCGAGATCGCCCGCCTCGTCGACGCGAAGGCCGCCCTGGTCGAGGAGGGCCTGGTGGCGCTGCAGTGCGGCGCCTTCCACATCCGCTCCGGCGGCAAGACCTACTTCAACACCACGCCGCTCGGCCGCGCCGTCACGGGCACGATGCTCGTGCGCGCCATGAAGGAGGACGGCGTCGACATCTGGGGCGACGGCTCCACCTACAAGGGCAACGACATCGAGCGGTTCTACCGCTACGGGCTGCTCGCCAACCCCCGCCTGCGCGTCTACAAGCCCTGGCTCGACGCCTCGTTCGTGGGCGAGCTCGGCGGCCGCACCGAGATGAGCGAGTGGCTCGTCGAGCGCGGCTTCCCCTACCGCGACTCCACCGAGAAGGCCTACAGCACCGACGCAAACATCTGGGGCGCCACCCACGAGGCGAAGCGCCTCGAGGAGCTCTCGGCCGGGCTCGACCTGATCGAGCCGATCATGGGCGTCGCCGCCTGGCGCGACGACGTCGAGGTCGCCACCGAGGAGGTGTCGGTGCGCTTCGAGGCCGGCCGGCCGGTCGCGATCAACGGTGTCGAGTACGACGACGCGGTCGCGCTCGTCTTCGAGGCCAACGCCATCGGCGGGCGGCACGGTCTGGGCGTCAGCGACCAGATCGAGAACCGCATCATCGAGGCCAAGAGCCGCGGCATCTACGAGGCCCCGGGAATGGCGCTGCTGCACATCGCCTACGAGCGCCTGCTGAACGCCATCCACAACGAGGACACGGTGGCGAACTACCACACCGAGGGCCGCCGCCTCGGCCGCCTGATGTACGAGGGCCGCTGGCTCGACCCTCAGTCGCTGATGCTCCGTGAGTCCATCCAGCGCTGGGTCGGCTCGGCCGTGACCGGAGAGGTCGTGCTGCGCCTCCGCCGCGGCGACGACTACACGATCCTCGACACCACGGGCCCGGCGCTCAGCTACCACCCCGGCAAGCTGTCGATGGAGCGCGTCGGCGACGCCGCCTTCGGCCCCGACGACCGCATCGGCCAGCTCACGATGCGCAACCTCGACATCGCCGACTCGCGCGCGCGGCTCGAGCAGTACGCCCTGGCCGGCATCATCGGCGGCGCGACGGCCGAGCTGGTGGGCGAGCTCGAGCAGGGCGAGGCGAGTTCGATCCTCGAGGGCGGGCACGTCTCCGACTCCGAGGATGCGCTGGAGCGGGCGACGGATGCGGCCTCCGAGGGCGCCGCGTTCGACGCCGGCACCGACTGA
- a CDS encoding alpha-amylase family glycosyl hydrolase — translation MSSWVDHVMWWHVYPLGFTGAPVRPEAGEGASADAPAHRLGRIESWLDHVVDLGLNGLALGPVFASSTHGYDTTDHFRIDPRLGDEADFDRLVAAAHERGIRVLLDGVFNHVGRAHPAFAALEESGPSAATAALFRVDWQGWQPGDPVRADVFEGHDQLVALDHSSPAVADLVVEVMTYWLGRGADGWRLDAAYAVPPAFWAQVLPRVRDVHPDAWFTGEVIHGDALAIVAESGLDSLTQYELWQGLWHGIADANLFELKHAVERGNELLEGFVPTTFVGNHDVSRIASAIPDARHLPHALALLFTLAGTPMVYAGDEYGLRAVKEERLGGDDAVRPEFPDSPPSVESLPSSLPGAGPDARELLALHGELIALRRRHAWLHSARSDVLHVTNTALVVRTATGSGAVVTALNIGDEAVAVPAGGASAVLAGSASLAAGRASLPPHGWAVLGD, via the coding sequence ATGAGCTCCTGGGTCGACCACGTGATGTGGTGGCATGTCTATCCGCTCGGCTTCACGGGGGCACCCGTGCGTCCCGAGGCGGGTGAGGGCGCGTCGGCGGATGCTCCGGCCCACCGCCTCGGCCGCATCGAGTCCTGGCTCGACCACGTGGTCGACCTCGGCCTGAACGGCCTCGCCCTCGGCCCCGTCTTCGCGAGCTCCACCCACGGCTACGACACGACCGACCACTTCCGCATCGACCCGCGGCTCGGCGACGAGGCCGACTTCGACCGGCTGGTCGCCGCCGCGCACGAGCGGGGAATCCGCGTGCTGCTCGACGGTGTCTTCAACCACGTCGGACGCGCTCATCCGGCCTTCGCGGCCCTCGAGGAATCGGGGCCGTCTGCCGCGACCGCGGCACTCTTCCGGGTCGACTGGCAGGGCTGGCAGCCCGGCGACCCCGTGCGGGCCGACGTCTTCGAGGGGCACGACCAGCTCGTCGCGCTCGACCACTCCTCCCCCGCCGTGGCCGACCTCGTGGTCGAGGTCATGACCTACTGGCTCGGCCGAGGCGCCGACGGCTGGCGGCTCGACGCGGCGTACGCGGTGCCGCCGGCGTTCTGGGCGCAGGTGCTGCCGCGGGTGCGGGACGTGCATCCGGACGCCTGGTTCACGGGAGAGGTGATCCACGGCGACGCGCTCGCGATCGTGGCCGAGTCGGGGCTCGACTCGCTCACCCAGTACGAGCTGTGGCAGGGACTCTGGCACGGCATCGCCGACGCGAACCTGTTCGAGCTGAAGCATGCGGTCGAGCGCGGCAACGAGCTGCTCGAGGGCTTCGTTCCCACCACCTTCGTGGGCAATCACGACGTGTCACGCATCGCGTCGGCGATCCCGGATGCGCGGCATCTGCCGCACGCCCTCGCCCTGCTGTTCACCCTCGCCGGCACGCCGATGGTCTACGCGGGCGACGAGTACGGGCTGCGCGCCGTGAAGGAGGAGCGGCTCGGCGGCGACGACGCGGTGCGGCCGGAGTTCCCGGACTCGCCGCCGTCGGTGGAGTCGCTGCCCTCCTCGCTGCCGGGCGCCGGGCCGGATGCGCGCGAGCTGCTCGCTCTGCACGGTGAGTTGATCGCGCTGCGGCGGCGGCACGCGTGGCTGCACTCGGCACGGTCGGACGTGCTGCACGTCACGAACACGGCGCTGGTCGTGCGCACGGCCACCGGATCGGGCGCGGTGGTGACGGCGCTGAACATCGGCGACGAGGCCGTCGCTGTGCCGGCGGGCGGCGCCTCGGCGGTGCTGGCGGGCTCGGCGTCGCTGGCGGCGGGCCGGGCGAGCCTCCCGCCGCACGGCTGGGCCGTGCTCGGCGACTGA
- a CDS encoding HpcH/HpaI aldolase/citrate lyase family protein, translating to MTSETTTTPTSAPTPAAERHEVPAEISRSWLLLSARRTDDFDRASRSRADQLVLDLEDAIDPKHKDSSRDDVAAWLSGGGSAWVRINDRASDFWSDDVDQLKGLPGLKGVMLAKTEDASHVTETYDRLGGTTPVLVLIESALGIEESVNIARARGAFRLAFGSGDYRRDTGTSAEDIAMAYPRSRLVVASRVGGLPGPIDGPTVSSSHPVLREQSATAVALGLTGKLCLDTDQLPVINEAISPTQSDVTWARDFLADFEARGRVIRDGSDLPRLGRAEKIDRLARAFGVGPL from the coding sequence ATGACGTCAGAGACCACGACCACGCCGACCAGCGCGCCCACGCCCGCCGCCGAGCGGCACGAGGTGCCCGCCGAGATCTCGCGCTCGTGGCTGCTGCTGTCGGCGCGGCGCACCGACGACTTCGATCGCGCCTCCCGCTCGCGCGCCGACCAGCTCGTGCTCGACCTCGAGGACGCGATCGACCCCAAGCACAAGGACTCCTCGCGCGACGACGTCGCCGCGTGGCTGAGCGGCGGCGGCAGCGCCTGGGTGCGCATCAACGACCGCGCCAGCGACTTCTGGAGCGACGACGTCGACCAGCTCAAGGGCCTGCCGGGCCTGAAGGGCGTGATGCTCGCCAAGACCGAGGACGCCTCGCACGTCACCGAGACCTACGACCGCCTCGGCGGCACCACCCCCGTGCTCGTGCTGATCGAGTCGGCCCTCGGCATCGAGGAGTCGGTGAACATCGCGCGGGCCCGCGGTGCCTTCCGGCTCGCCTTCGGCAGCGGCGACTACCGCCGCGACACCGGCACCAGCGCCGAGGACATCGCGATGGCCTACCCGCGCTCGCGCCTCGTCGTGGCGAGCCGCGTGGGCGGGCTGCCCGGCCCGATCGACGGCCCGACCGTCTCGTCGAGCCACCCCGTGCTGCGCGAGCAGTCGGCCACCGCGGTCGCACTGGGCCTCACCGGCAAGCTCTGCCTCGACACCGATCAGCTCCCCGTGATCAACGAGGCGATCAGCCCGACGCAGTCCGACGTGACCTGGGCGCGCGACTTCCTCGCCGACTTCGAGGCGCGCGGCCGCGTGATCCGCGACGGCAGCGACCTGCCCCGCCTCGGCCGTGCCGAGAAGATCGACCGGCTCGCGCGCGCGTTCGGGGTCGGCCCGCTCTAG